A region from the Salvia splendens isolate huo1 chromosome 15, SspV2, whole genome shotgun sequence genome encodes:
- the LOC121769247 gene encoding SUPPRESSOR OF ABI3-5-like isoform X2 — MDPGRYGLHQGWENNSALEGYGAAHDTNFRDDGSYDDRRFIDERFSRDNIYPRGAFHRDVLERDNYPPPPSSVGMWPQTRRRSYEEEYSLDRGIRRHEKPPSRYGGRDREDYGYDDYDYRSRASHQSKEDSRDRDYDHGRHSYDSDYERSGRRDGNWRRRESRDREWDKRGVSRERDESPYRRHEHSPSRSRSRSRGRDDRARSKSPRGRSHGRSYREDSYEDSRYERGDRRRDREDRRQNNHSVAPSATVVVKGLSQKTTEEDLYQILAEWGPLRHVRVIKERNSGVSRGFAFIDFPSVDSAQAMMDKLGHEGLLVDGRKLFFEYSKPTGANGSLGMDSGSRSGHGSYRSMMMPSDWMCTICGCVNFARRTSCFQCNEPRTEDAPPADMASSNFNLAGKRGESGPTHVLVVRGLDENADEEMLRYEFSKHAPIKDLRLVRDKFTHVSRGFAFIHFYSVEDATKALEATNGTTLEKNGQILRVAYAKSIVGPGSAVSGASQSSSLAAAAIEAATFAQQYDAVGWAPKEYNPEDNQSGGGHGQSGHVAGETDSSAPQSGFVWDEASGYYYDATSGFYYDGTTGLYYDGNNGLWYSYDQQTQQYIPCNDQNGKTSEKQIDASKTSDASNNRKVIISAPAATITSNEKAASLPDAVQAAAAAALAAEKKEKEKLKEIRLASKSSIMANKKKMNNVLTMWKQRSNEGQAPRVALEDNQPSASVEERSNPASSMKSKLINEELVVKENVIASAGLMSASTQSADMESQNRTKPISASSSGTLKGVIRSSGMGLVKYDSVYIGPEGTPAPSFGASSAGSSSLTHTEHSTPVTPFRTGASALGGYAPSSATGSGKRRFSEMPITTSVTKKEQSQSTYRDRAAERRSLYGSSSAFGDDDTNAGIVDSNRDPAYGRGGLDSMPFPPGVGGGRSSGDVNIQSYEVITADKAIDESNVGNRMLRNMGWHEGSGLGRDGSGMVEPVQAQATETRAGLGIHQPKKVDPSLEVQAGDSYKAVIQKKAIARFREMS, encoded by the exons ATGGACCCTGGACGCTATGGTCTTCATCAAGGATGGGAAAATAACAGC GCTTTGGAGGGGTATGGTGCTGCTCATGATACAAATTTTCG GGATGATGGATCTTATGATGATAGGAGGTTTATAGATGAAAGGTTCTCTAGGGATAATATCTACCCAAGGGGTGCCTTTCATCGAGATGTTCTGGAGAGGGATAATTATCCTCCACCGCCATCATCAGTTGGGATGTGGCCTCAAACGAGGAGGAGAAGCTATGAGGAAGAGTATTCTTTGGATAGGGGTATTAGAAGGCATGAAAAGCC GCCTTCTAGATATGGCGGCCGTGATCGGGAGGATTATGGCTATGATGATTATGACTACAGATCTCGTGCTTCCCATCAAAGCAAGGAGGACAGCCGTGACAGGGATTATGATCACGGAAGACACAGTTATGATTCTGATTATGAGAGGAGTGGTAGAAGAGATGGTAACTGGAGAAGACGTGAATCTCGGGATCGAGAATGGGACAAGAGAGGTGTGAGTCGTGAAAGGGATGAAAGCCCTTATAGAAGGCATGAGCATTCCCCTTCTCGTTCTCGATCTCGTTCTCGTGGTCGTGATGATCGGGCTAGGTCAAAGTCTCCTCGAGGCCGCAGTCATGGTCGAAGTTATAGGGAAGACAGCTATGAGGACAGTCGTTATGAAAGAGGTGACAGGAGAAGGGATCGTGAAGATAGGCGTCAGAATAATCATTCTGTT gcGCCTTCTGCCACTGTTGTGGTGAAGGGTCTTTCTCAAAAGACAACCGAAGAAGATTTGTATCAGATTCTT GCGGAGTGGGGACCCCTTCGTCATGTTAGAGTTATTAAAGAGCGAAACTCTGGCGTCTCTCGTGGATTTGCTTTTATTGATTTCCCTTCTGTG GATTCAGCACAAGCAATGATGGATAAGCTTGGGCATGAAGGTCTTCTTGTTGATGGAAGGAAGCTCTTCTTTGAGTACAG TAAGCCAACTGGTGCTAATGGATCTCTTGGGATGGACAGTGGATCAAGATCAGGCCATGGTAGCTATAGAAGTATGATGATGCCGTCTGATTGGATGTGCACAATATGTGGCTGTGTCAATTTTGCCCGGAGGACATCTTGTTTTCag TGTAATGAACCAAGAACAGAAGATGCTCCCCCTGCTGATATGGCATCATCAAATTTTAATCTGGCTGGCAAGAGAGGGGAATCAG GCCCAACACATGTTCTTGTTGTCCGTGGGTTGGATGAAAATGCTGACGAGGAAATGCTACGCTATGAATTTTCTAAACATGCCCCTATTAAG GATTTACGGTTAGTTAGAGACAAATTTACGCATGTTTCAAGAGGATTTGCATTTATCCATTTCTATTCC GTTGAGGATGCCACTAAAGCTCTTGAAGCAACAAACGGTACTACTTTGGAGAAGAACGGTCAGATTCTTAGAGTTGCCTATGCCAAAAGTATTGTTGGGCCTGGATCAGCTGTTTCAGGAGCTTCTCAGTCGAGCAGTCTTGCTGCAGCTGCTATTGAAGCAGCTACATTTGCTCAGCAG TATGATGCTGTTGGCTGGGCACCTAAAGAATACAATCCAGAGGACAACCAATCTGGTGGAGGTCATGGGCAGAGTGGACATGTTGCAGGAGAAACAGATTCTTCAGCTCCACAATCTGGTTTTGTGTGGGACGAAGCCTCTGGTTATTACTACGATGCTACTTCTGGGTTCTACTACGATGGAACTACAG GTCTATATTATGATGGGAATAATGGTCTCTGGTATTCTTATGATCAACAAACTCAGCAGTATATTCCTTGTAATGATCAGAATGGCAAGACATCTGAAAAACAAATTGATGCTTCTAAGACATCGGATGCTTCTAATAATCGAAAAGTCATCATTTCTGCACCAGCTGCTACCATAACATCAAATGAGAAAGCTGCTTCATTACCAGATGCTGTCCAGGCTGCAGCTGCTGCTGCGCTAGCAGCcgagaagaaagaaaaggagaaacttAAAGAGATCAGACTTGCTTCCAAAAGTAGCATAATGGCTAACAAAAAGAAGATGAATAATGTCTTAACCATGTGGAAGCAAAGAAGTAATGAAGGACAAGCACCACGAGTGGCTCTCGAGGACAATCAGCCGTCCGCATCAGTTGAAGAGAGATCTAACCCAGCATCATCTATGAAGAGCAAATTAATAAATGAAGAACTGGTAGTAAAAGAGAATGTTATAGCTTCTGCAGGATTGATGAGTGCCTCAACTCAATCTGCTGACATGGAATCCCAGAACAGGACAAAGCCCATCAGCGCCAGTTCTAGTGGAACCTTAAAAGGAGTGATTAGGAGTTCTGGGATGGGTTTGGTGAAATATGATTCTGTTTATATTGGACCAGAAGGTACACCGGCTCCGTCATTTGGTGCATCTTCTGCAGGATCTTCTTCATTGACACATACAGAACATTCCACACCAGTTACACCATTTAGAACAGGCGCATCTGCATTAGGCGGATATGCACCATCTTCTGCTACAGGAAGTGGTAAAAGAAGGTTTTCTGAGATGCCCATCACTACTTCTGTTACAAAAAAAGAACAGTCTCAATCAACTTATCGAGATCGTGCAGCTGAAAGGAGAAGCTTGTACGGTTCATCATCGGCTTTTGGGGACGATGACACAAATGCTGGAATCGTAGACTCAA ACCGAGATCCAGCATATGGACGAGGTGGTTTGGACTCTATGCCTTTCCCTCCTGGTGTTGGTGGTGGACGAAGTAGTGGAGATGTGAATATCCAGAGTTATGAGGTGATTACAGCAGACAAGGCCATTGATGAGAGCAATGTGGGAAACCGGATGCTCCGCAACATGGGCTGGCATGAAGGCTCG GGGCTGGGGAGAGATGGGAGTGGCATGGTAGAGCCCGTACAGGCTCAGGCCACAGAAACGAGAGCGGGACTAGGGATCCATCAACCGAAGAAAGTGGATCCGAGCCTGGAGGTTCAGGCAGGAGATAGTTACAAAGCTGTTATTCAGAAGAAGGCGATTGCTCGTTTTCGAGAAATGTCATGA
- the LOC121769247 gene encoding SUPPRESSOR OF ABI3-5-like isoform X3: MDPGRYGLHQGWENNSALEGYGAAHDTNFRDDGSYDDRRFIDERFSRDNIYPRGAFHRDVLERDNYPPPPSSVGMWPQTRRRSYEEEYSLDRGIRRPSRYGGRDREDYGYDDYDYRSRASHQSKEDSRDRDYDHGRHSYDSDYERSGRRDGNWRRRESRDREWDKRGVSRERDESPYRRHEHSPSRSRSRSRGRDDRARSKSPRGRSHGRSYREDSYEDSRYERGDRRRDREDRRQNNHSVAPSATVVVKGLSQKTTEEDLYQILAEWGPLRHVRVIKERNSGVSRGFAFIDFPSVDSAQAMMDKLGHEGLLVDGRKLFFEYSSKPTGANGSLGMDSGSRSGHGSYRSMMMPSDWMCTICGCVNFARRTSCFQCNEPRTEDAPPADMASSNFNLAGKRGESGPTHVLVVRGLDENADEEMLRYEFSKHAPIKDLRLVRDKFTHVSRGFAFIHFYSVEDATKALEATNGTTLEKNGQILRVAYAKSIVGPGSAVSGASQSSSLAAAAIEAATFAQQYDAVGWAPKEYNPEDNQSGGGHGQSGHVAGETDSSAPQSGFVWDEASGYYYDATSGFYYDGTTGLYYDGNNGLWYSYDQQTQQYIPCNDQNGKTSEKQIDASKTSDASNNRKVIISAPAATITSNEKAASLPDAVQAAAAAALAAEKKEKEKLKEIRLASKSSIMANKKKMNNVLTMWKQRSNEGQAPRVALEDNQPSASVEERSNPASSMKSKLINEELVVKENVIASAGLMSASTQSADMESQNRTKPISASSSGTLKGVIRSSGMGLVKYDSVYIGPEGTPAPSFGASSAGSSSLTHTEHSTPVTPFRTGASALGGYAPSSATGSGKRRFSEMPITTSVTKKEQSQSTYRDRAAERRSLYGSSSAFGDDDTNAGIVDSNRDPAYGRGGLDSMPFPPGVGGGRSSGDVNIQSYEVITADKAIDESNVGNRMLRNMGWHEGSGLGRDGSGMVEPVQAQATETRAGLGIHQPKKVDPSLEVQAGDSYKAVIQKKAIARFREMS; encoded by the exons ATGGACCCTGGACGCTATGGTCTTCATCAAGGATGGGAAAATAACAGC GCTTTGGAGGGGTATGGTGCTGCTCATGATACAAATTTTCG GGATGATGGATCTTATGATGATAGGAGGTTTATAGATGAAAGGTTCTCTAGGGATAATATCTACCCAAGGGGTGCCTTTCATCGAGATGTTCTGGAGAGGGATAATTATCCTCCACCGCCATCATCAGTTGGGATGTGGCCTCAAACGAGGAGGAGAAGCTATGAGGAAGAGTATTCTTTGGATAGGGGTATTAGAAG GCCTTCTAGATATGGCGGCCGTGATCGGGAGGATTATGGCTATGATGATTATGACTACAGATCTCGTGCTTCCCATCAAAGCAAGGAGGACAGCCGTGACAGGGATTATGATCACGGAAGACACAGTTATGATTCTGATTATGAGAGGAGTGGTAGAAGAGATGGTAACTGGAGAAGACGTGAATCTCGGGATCGAGAATGGGACAAGAGAGGTGTGAGTCGTGAAAGGGATGAAAGCCCTTATAGAAGGCATGAGCATTCCCCTTCTCGTTCTCGATCTCGTTCTCGTGGTCGTGATGATCGGGCTAGGTCAAAGTCTCCTCGAGGCCGCAGTCATGGTCGAAGTTATAGGGAAGACAGCTATGAGGACAGTCGTTATGAAAGAGGTGACAGGAGAAGGGATCGTGAAGATAGGCGTCAGAATAATCATTCTGTT gcGCCTTCTGCCACTGTTGTGGTGAAGGGTCTTTCTCAAAAGACAACCGAAGAAGATTTGTATCAGATTCTT GCGGAGTGGGGACCCCTTCGTCATGTTAGAGTTATTAAAGAGCGAAACTCTGGCGTCTCTCGTGGATTTGCTTTTATTGATTTCCCTTCTGTG GATTCAGCACAAGCAATGATGGATAAGCTTGGGCATGAAGGTCTTCTTGTTGATGGAAGGAAGCTCTTCTTTGAGTACAG TAGTAAGCCAACTGGTGCTAATGGATCTCTTGGGATGGACAGTGGATCAAGATCAGGCCATGGTAGCTATAGAAGTATGATGATGCCGTCTGATTGGATGTGCACAATATGTGGCTGTGTCAATTTTGCCCGGAGGACATCTTGTTTTCag TGTAATGAACCAAGAACAGAAGATGCTCCCCCTGCTGATATGGCATCATCAAATTTTAATCTGGCTGGCAAGAGAGGGGAATCAG GCCCAACACATGTTCTTGTTGTCCGTGGGTTGGATGAAAATGCTGACGAGGAAATGCTACGCTATGAATTTTCTAAACATGCCCCTATTAAG GATTTACGGTTAGTTAGAGACAAATTTACGCATGTTTCAAGAGGATTTGCATTTATCCATTTCTATTCC GTTGAGGATGCCACTAAAGCTCTTGAAGCAACAAACGGTACTACTTTGGAGAAGAACGGTCAGATTCTTAGAGTTGCCTATGCCAAAAGTATTGTTGGGCCTGGATCAGCTGTTTCAGGAGCTTCTCAGTCGAGCAGTCTTGCTGCAGCTGCTATTGAAGCAGCTACATTTGCTCAGCAG TATGATGCTGTTGGCTGGGCACCTAAAGAATACAATCCAGAGGACAACCAATCTGGTGGAGGTCATGGGCAGAGTGGACATGTTGCAGGAGAAACAGATTCTTCAGCTCCACAATCTGGTTTTGTGTGGGACGAAGCCTCTGGTTATTACTACGATGCTACTTCTGGGTTCTACTACGATGGAACTACAG GTCTATATTATGATGGGAATAATGGTCTCTGGTATTCTTATGATCAACAAACTCAGCAGTATATTCCTTGTAATGATCAGAATGGCAAGACATCTGAAAAACAAATTGATGCTTCTAAGACATCGGATGCTTCTAATAATCGAAAAGTCATCATTTCTGCACCAGCTGCTACCATAACATCAAATGAGAAAGCTGCTTCATTACCAGATGCTGTCCAGGCTGCAGCTGCTGCTGCGCTAGCAGCcgagaagaaagaaaaggagaaacttAAAGAGATCAGACTTGCTTCCAAAAGTAGCATAATGGCTAACAAAAAGAAGATGAATAATGTCTTAACCATGTGGAAGCAAAGAAGTAATGAAGGACAAGCACCACGAGTGGCTCTCGAGGACAATCAGCCGTCCGCATCAGTTGAAGAGAGATCTAACCCAGCATCATCTATGAAGAGCAAATTAATAAATGAAGAACTGGTAGTAAAAGAGAATGTTATAGCTTCTGCAGGATTGATGAGTGCCTCAACTCAATCTGCTGACATGGAATCCCAGAACAGGACAAAGCCCATCAGCGCCAGTTCTAGTGGAACCTTAAAAGGAGTGATTAGGAGTTCTGGGATGGGTTTGGTGAAATATGATTCTGTTTATATTGGACCAGAAGGTACACCGGCTCCGTCATTTGGTGCATCTTCTGCAGGATCTTCTTCATTGACACATACAGAACATTCCACACCAGTTACACCATTTAGAACAGGCGCATCTGCATTAGGCGGATATGCACCATCTTCTGCTACAGGAAGTGGTAAAAGAAGGTTTTCTGAGATGCCCATCACTACTTCTGTTACAAAAAAAGAACAGTCTCAATCAACTTATCGAGATCGTGCAGCTGAAAGGAGAAGCTTGTACGGTTCATCATCGGCTTTTGGGGACGATGACACAAATGCTGGAATCGTAGACTCAA ACCGAGATCCAGCATATGGACGAGGTGGTTTGGACTCTATGCCTTTCCCTCCTGGTGTTGGTGGTGGACGAAGTAGTGGAGATGTGAATATCCAGAGTTATGAGGTGATTACAGCAGACAAGGCCATTGATGAGAGCAATGTGGGAAACCGGATGCTCCGCAACATGGGCTGGCATGAAGGCTCG GGGCTGGGGAGAGATGGGAGTGGCATGGTAGAGCCCGTACAGGCTCAGGCCACAGAAACGAGAGCGGGACTAGGGATCCATCAACCGAAGAAAGTGGATCCGAGCCTGGAGGTTCAGGCAGGAGATAGTTACAAAGCTGTTATTCAGAAGAAGGCGATTGCTCGTTTTCGAGAAATGTCATGA
- the LOC121769247 gene encoding SUPPRESSOR OF ABI3-5-like isoform X4, whose translation MDPGRYGLHQGWENNSALEGYGAAHDTNFRPSRYGGRDREDYGYDDYDYRSRASHQSKEDSRDRDYDHGRHSYDSDYERSGRRDGNWRRRESRDREWDKRGVSRERDESPYRRHEHSPSRSRSRSRGRDDRARSKSPRGRSHGRSYREDSYEDSRYERGDRRRDREDRRQNNHSVAPSATVVVKGLSQKTTEEDLYQILAEWGPLRHVRVIKERNSGVSRGFAFIDFPSVDSAQAMMDKLGHEGLLVDGRKLFFEYSSKPTGANGSLGMDSGSRSGHGSYRSMMMPSDWMCTICGCVNFARRTSCFQCNEPRTEDAPPADMASSNFNLAGKRGESGPTHVLVVRGLDENADEEMLRYEFSKHAPIKDLRLVRDKFTHVSRGFAFIHFYSVEDATKALEATNGTTLEKNGQILRVAYAKSIVGPGSAVSGASQSSSLAAAAIEAATFAQQYDAVGWAPKEYNPEDNQSGGGHGQSGHVAGETDSSAPQSGFVWDEASGYYYDATSGFYYDGTTGLYYDGNNGLWYSYDQQTQQYIPCNDQNGKTSEKQIDASKTSDASNNRKVIISAPAATITSNEKAASLPDAVQAAAAAALAAEKKEKEKLKEIRLASKSSIMANKKKMNNVLTMWKQRSNEGQAPRVALEDNQPSASVEERSNPASSMKSKLINEELVVKENVIASAGLMSASTQSADMESQNRTKPISASSSGTLKGVIRSSGMGLVKYDSVYIGPEGTPAPSFGASSAGSSSLTHTEHSTPVTPFRTGASALGGYAPSSATGSGKRRFSEMPITTSVTKKEQSQSTYRDRAAERRSLYGSSSAFGDDDTNAGIVDSNRDPAYGRGGLDSMPFPPGVGGGRSSGDVNIQSYEVITADKAIDESNVGNRMLRNMGWHEGSGLGRDGSGMVEPVQAQATETRAGLGIHQPKKVDPSLEVQAGDSYKAVIQKKAIARFREMS comes from the exons ATGGACCCTGGACGCTATGGTCTTCATCAAGGATGGGAAAATAACAGC GCTTTGGAGGGGTATGGTGCTGCTCATGATACAAATTTTCG GCCTTCTAGATATGGCGGCCGTGATCGGGAGGATTATGGCTATGATGATTATGACTACAGATCTCGTGCTTCCCATCAAAGCAAGGAGGACAGCCGTGACAGGGATTATGATCACGGAAGACACAGTTATGATTCTGATTATGAGAGGAGTGGTAGAAGAGATGGTAACTGGAGAAGACGTGAATCTCGGGATCGAGAATGGGACAAGAGAGGTGTGAGTCGTGAAAGGGATGAAAGCCCTTATAGAAGGCATGAGCATTCCCCTTCTCGTTCTCGATCTCGTTCTCGTGGTCGTGATGATCGGGCTAGGTCAAAGTCTCCTCGAGGCCGCAGTCATGGTCGAAGTTATAGGGAAGACAGCTATGAGGACAGTCGTTATGAAAGAGGTGACAGGAGAAGGGATCGTGAAGATAGGCGTCAGAATAATCATTCTGTT gcGCCTTCTGCCACTGTTGTGGTGAAGGGTCTTTCTCAAAAGACAACCGAAGAAGATTTGTATCAGATTCTT GCGGAGTGGGGACCCCTTCGTCATGTTAGAGTTATTAAAGAGCGAAACTCTGGCGTCTCTCGTGGATTTGCTTTTATTGATTTCCCTTCTGTG GATTCAGCACAAGCAATGATGGATAAGCTTGGGCATGAAGGTCTTCTTGTTGATGGAAGGAAGCTCTTCTTTGAGTACAG TAGTAAGCCAACTGGTGCTAATGGATCTCTTGGGATGGACAGTGGATCAAGATCAGGCCATGGTAGCTATAGAAGTATGATGATGCCGTCTGATTGGATGTGCACAATATGTGGCTGTGTCAATTTTGCCCGGAGGACATCTTGTTTTCag TGTAATGAACCAAGAACAGAAGATGCTCCCCCTGCTGATATGGCATCATCAAATTTTAATCTGGCTGGCAAGAGAGGGGAATCAG GCCCAACACATGTTCTTGTTGTCCGTGGGTTGGATGAAAATGCTGACGAGGAAATGCTACGCTATGAATTTTCTAAACATGCCCCTATTAAG GATTTACGGTTAGTTAGAGACAAATTTACGCATGTTTCAAGAGGATTTGCATTTATCCATTTCTATTCC GTTGAGGATGCCACTAAAGCTCTTGAAGCAACAAACGGTACTACTTTGGAGAAGAACGGTCAGATTCTTAGAGTTGCCTATGCCAAAAGTATTGTTGGGCCTGGATCAGCTGTTTCAGGAGCTTCTCAGTCGAGCAGTCTTGCTGCAGCTGCTATTGAAGCAGCTACATTTGCTCAGCAG TATGATGCTGTTGGCTGGGCACCTAAAGAATACAATCCAGAGGACAACCAATCTGGTGGAGGTCATGGGCAGAGTGGACATGTTGCAGGAGAAACAGATTCTTCAGCTCCACAATCTGGTTTTGTGTGGGACGAAGCCTCTGGTTATTACTACGATGCTACTTCTGGGTTCTACTACGATGGAACTACAG GTCTATATTATGATGGGAATAATGGTCTCTGGTATTCTTATGATCAACAAACTCAGCAGTATATTCCTTGTAATGATCAGAATGGCAAGACATCTGAAAAACAAATTGATGCTTCTAAGACATCGGATGCTTCTAATAATCGAAAAGTCATCATTTCTGCACCAGCTGCTACCATAACATCAAATGAGAAAGCTGCTTCATTACCAGATGCTGTCCAGGCTGCAGCTGCTGCTGCGCTAGCAGCcgagaagaaagaaaaggagaaacttAAAGAGATCAGACTTGCTTCCAAAAGTAGCATAATGGCTAACAAAAAGAAGATGAATAATGTCTTAACCATGTGGAAGCAAAGAAGTAATGAAGGACAAGCACCACGAGTGGCTCTCGAGGACAATCAGCCGTCCGCATCAGTTGAAGAGAGATCTAACCCAGCATCATCTATGAAGAGCAAATTAATAAATGAAGAACTGGTAGTAAAAGAGAATGTTATAGCTTCTGCAGGATTGATGAGTGCCTCAACTCAATCTGCTGACATGGAATCCCAGAACAGGACAAAGCCCATCAGCGCCAGTTCTAGTGGAACCTTAAAAGGAGTGATTAGGAGTTCTGGGATGGGTTTGGTGAAATATGATTCTGTTTATATTGGACCAGAAGGTACACCGGCTCCGTCATTTGGTGCATCTTCTGCAGGATCTTCTTCATTGACACATACAGAACATTCCACACCAGTTACACCATTTAGAACAGGCGCATCTGCATTAGGCGGATATGCACCATCTTCTGCTACAGGAAGTGGTAAAAGAAGGTTTTCTGAGATGCCCATCACTACTTCTGTTACAAAAAAAGAACAGTCTCAATCAACTTATCGAGATCGTGCAGCTGAAAGGAGAAGCTTGTACGGTTCATCATCGGCTTTTGGGGACGATGACACAAATGCTGGAATCGTAGACTCAA ACCGAGATCCAGCATATGGACGAGGTGGTTTGGACTCTATGCCTTTCCCTCCTGGTGTTGGTGGTGGACGAAGTAGTGGAGATGTGAATATCCAGAGTTATGAGGTGATTACAGCAGACAAGGCCATTGATGAGAGCAATGTGGGAAACCGGATGCTCCGCAACATGGGCTGGCATGAAGGCTCG GGGCTGGGGAGAGATGGGAGTGGCATGGTAGAGCCCGTACAGGCTCAGGCCACAGAAACGAGAGCGGGACTAGGGATCCATCAACCGAAGAAAGTGGATCCGAGCCTGGAGGTTCAGGCAGGAGATAGTTACAAAGCTGTTATTCAGAAGAAGGCGATTGCTCGTTTTCGAGAAATGTCATGA